Proteins from a genomic interval of Haliotis asinina isolate JCU_RB_2024 unplaced genomic scaffold, JCU_Hal_asi_v2 scaffold_69, whole genome shotgun sequence:
- the LOC137270384 gene encoding FMRFamide receptor-like translates to MQGVEDHVTLTCQSDGTPYTCCGQSNTTWPDSNSTGIFITKNYTAMNLAKAFFQARVFRIGYGYVLFIICFAGVCGNMLVFCVLTRKALRTSTTAVYLQVLALTDTLVLITSIFRYKSYKVLLTEKVNTEAVFYLEPYIEVYVEPFFWIFLGVSSFVTLLLSTERYLAVKYPLTMKRTCTVQLVSVCIVAVILIVTIITIPIFLSYEIRHIMFHDIQTTIASATYFGIHEHYVCTYTHYILPLVWYMFPWLLLAIINTLLALHVRRSSRIRVGIPNVVDPNRNLSLLIILVVLVYMVCNFPRCIISIMTLVDTNGSNCLKDTRTLSNPRYSGAYLVSVVVADILNVLNSCVNIFVYCFVGTKFRKELRKLILCQPCHKHTTVLINNTIQVTLTRSSADSLRHSSSPT, encoded by the coding sequence ATGCAGGGGGTAGAGGACCACGTTACGTTGACATGTCAGTCGGATGGCACGCCCTACACGTGTTGTGGGCAATCAAACACAACGTGGCCAGATTCCAATTCAACTGGGATTTTCATCACCAAAAACTATACAGCTATGAACCTCGCAAAGGCCTTTTTCCAGGCGAGAGTGTTTCGGATTGGTTATGGCTATGTTCTTTTCATAATCTGTTTTGCCGGAGTGTGCGGCAACATGCTTGTATTCTGTGTACTCACACGCAAGGCTTTGAGGACCTCTACCACAGCTGTATACCTACAAGTTCTGGCATTGACAGACACACTGGTCCTTATCACGTCTATCTTTCGGTACAAAAGCTATAAAGTTCTATTGACCGAAAAGGTCAACACAGAGGCTGTGTTCTACTTGGAACCTTACATCGAAGTTTACGTGGAGCCATTTTTCTGGATCTTTCTTGGTGTTTCTAGTTTTGTTACGCTGCTTCTTTCAACAGAGCGCTACTTGGCGGTGAAATACCCGCTCACCATGAAACGTACTTGCACCGTTCAGCTGGTAAGTGTCTGCATCGTCGCTGTCATCCTTATCGTTACTATCATAACTATTCCCATCTTCCTCAGTTATGAAATCAGACACATTATGTTCCATGATATCCAGACAACTATTGCCTCCGCAACATATTTCGGTATTCATGAACATTATGTGTGTACCTACACGCACTACATCTTGCCCCTGGTTTGGTACATGTTTCCCTGGCTGCTCCTCGCAATTATCAATACCCTTCTTGCGCTACATGTCAGACGATCGTCAAGAATTAGAGTTGGCATTCCAAACGTCGTCGACCCAAACCGCAACCTTTCCCTCCTCATCATCCTCGTCGTGCTCGTGTACATGGTTTGCAACTTCCCAAGATGCATCATATCCATCATGACGTTAGTGGACACCAACGGCTCCAACTGTCTCAAGGACACACGCACGCTATCCAATCCCAGGTACTCCGGGGCATACCTTGTGTCCGTTGTTGTGGCCGACATCCTGAACGTACTTAACAGTTGTGTGAACATCTTCGTCTACTGTTTCGTCGGTACCAAGTTTCGAAAGGAGTTGAGAAAACTGATCCTGTGCCAGCCGTGCCACAAACACACTACAGTCCTAATCAACAACACTATTCAGGTGACCCTCACCCGTTCCTCAGCGGACTCGCTTCGTCACTCCTCGTCCCCAACATAA
- the LOC137270385 gene encoding uncharacterized protein F54H12.2-like, with amino-acid sequence MRFRRVPRSHSSTRERSRKHLGKLGPFSPLHSEDGGKIGSRNRCEDAARLSARYSFWTSECTGHPLAPPSVAGPLQFNIANPVNVYIDLNQCYLRICLKIKNTDGTDATHDGDDRLVLSTVNNMMHSLFREVRVQVGHNQLEITPSMGTYPYRAYLETLLSYGKAAKETHLQCPGWYTDEAGKMDDFNAVSQNVNAGLVARRRVILPTREVELTGRLHCDLFLQDRYLVDGVPMKLGLIRSPSDFYLMSAGDVECRFELTKAEFYVRQVNIDPAIREQHVKHMSPGVTTKYPLIRVQVTAHDIPGGGRDFHKDQLVGGQLPKRVVLGLVDNDAFAGSKEKNPFHFKHNNVTSLKLKLNGQEVHGTEIKSDFQNNSGSLKQLYMNLFRNTGHLWQEHPCNLTLDEFRNGFTLWVVDLTADLGADEGHNYPRHTGKLGLELQFAEPLPRPVTLVCYEEYESVLEIDRFSNALMV; translated from the exons aTGAGGTTTAGACGCGTACCGAGGTCGCATTCATCAACGCGGGAGAGGTCTCGGAAACATCTTGGGAAGCTTGGGCCGTTCAGCCCTCTCCATTCTGAAGACGGTGGGAAAATCGGCTCTCGAAACCGGTGTGAAGATGCTGCCAGGCTTAGTGCAAGATATTCATTCTGGACGTCGGAGTGTACGGGACA TCCTCTGGCACCCCCTTCGGTGGCGGGTCCCCTCCAGTTTAACATTGCCAACCCTGTGAACGTGTACATCGATTTGAATCAGTGTTACCTCCGCATCTGCCTCAAAATCAAGAATACCGATGGCACGGATGCCACTCATGATGGGGATGACCGACTCGTCCTGTCCACGGTGAACAACATGATGCATTCCCTCTTTCGAGAAGTGCGtgtgcaagtgggacacaaCCAGTTGGAAATCACCCCCTCCATGGGAACCTATCCCTACCGAGCCTATTTGGAAACGTTACTGAGTTATGGGAAGGCTGCCAAAGAAACGCATCTCCAGTGTCCAGGATGGTACACCGATGAAGCTGGAAAAATGGATGACTTCAATGCCGTCTCTCAGAATGTCAATGCAGGACTCGTCGCACGACGGCGGGTCATTCTACCCACCCGAGAAGTGGAACTGACAGGCCGTCTCCACTGTGACCTGTTTCTCCAAGACCGGTACCTGGTGGATGGCGTCCCCATGAAACTAGGACTGATCCGCAGCCCGAGTGATTTCTACTTGATGAGTGCTGGAGATGTGGAATGTCGATTTGAACTGACCAAAGCCGAGTTTTACGTACGCCAAGTCAATATCGATCCTGCCATACGGGAACAGCACGTGAAACACATGTCACCAGGAGTCACGACCAAATATCCTTTGATCCGAGTCCAAGTCACGGCTCACGACATTCCAGGAGGAGGGCGTGATTTCCACAAAGATCAACTGGTGGGAGGACAACTGCCCAAACGCGTGGTGTTGGGACTGGTGGACAACGATGCTTTTGCCGGTAGCAAGGAAAAGAACCCCTTCCATTTCAAGCACAACAACGTGACCAGTCTCAAACTGAAACTCAATGGCCAGGAAGTCCATGGCACAGAAATCAAAAGTGACTTTCAGAACAACAGTGGCTCGCTCAAACAGTTGTACATGAACCTGTTTCGCAACACGGGACACCTGTGGCAAGAACATCCCTGCAACCTCACCCTAGACGAGTTCAGGAACGGATTCACACTGTGGGTGGTGGATTTGACGGCAGATCTGGGAGCAGACGAAGGCCATAACTACCCACGACACACGGGCAAGTTGGGACTCGAACTCCAGTTTGCAGAACCCTTACCTCGTCCGGTCACCCTCGTCTGCTACGAGGAATACGAAAGCGTGTTGGAAATTGATCGGTTCAGCAACGCTCTGATGGTCTAA